The window TATACAATAGCGTGCTGCACAAAACAAAATCAAGAATCGACTAATGCCATGAACAATACAATCAATGTGCTGTGCACGAACTTCCTATCAGTTAAGTTACGGAGCTAATGATTACCCTGGGAAAGGTCTTTTCGCTATTGTGTCCCTCCACAGTTTCCGTCCATGGGTAAAGGTGATGTGAAGCTAACTCTTTAGTAAACAAATAAATCTACATTTTACGAAGTGTTGGCAGACGTGTGGGGTACATTGTGGACATATTGAACTGTGTATATAGCATTGGGCTGCTCTTGCCAGAAGACGGTATAGAACGTTGCTAGCTAACAAAGCACAGGCCTAATCCACGGTTGCAAGTGAGCGGAAGTGGTAGTCTACCTGTCGTGAGAATGGACTCTTGGGTTCGATTCAGCTCGCAGAGCCAAGCCAAGGAGCGCGTTTTCAGGTACAGTAGCTAGGAAAAATGTCATATGAGAGTTGAGATTTCTCAGACAGTAGTATGTCATGTCAACAAGTCAGAATCAGCTGGTAGGTTTCAAGTTAAATTCATCATAAATTCACGCGAATACAGTAGCTAGGGAGTTTATTCCGCTAATATCAGCTAGCTACCACGTACATTCGCAGTCAATGTAAACTGATAACCATGAGCATACAAAATACGAATGTATAAGAGGacgaaaaaatacaaataacaaaaaatacattAATAAAAAGTCATTTTTGGGCTGCGGTTGTCACTGCCTGTTTTCCCGTTTTATTGGTTAAATTACTGCGCCACAGCTGATTTTTGGATTCGAATTGAGGGGGTCTCATGCACAATGCCAATGTCCAGCCTTTCCTTATCAAGTGGGCATAGTCCCAATTACATTTGGTATTATACTGATGGCTAGCTACATGAAAGTACCAGTTGCCATTGACATGAAAACACACATTGTGCCCAAGTTATTCATCACAAGATGTAAACAATGACTAAACTATAGTAAAATAGATATAATCAGATTGACACACATTCATTTTCTGTGTTCACACAGGGCTGCACAGTATGCCTGTACGTTGCTAGGCTACACTCTCCAGAAGGGTGGGTCAGGAGTTCAGCTCCTGAAGATGGTGAAACAACTGGAAACGCATATGAGCCTAACAAGGAAGTGTAAGTCAATGTTTGTAAATCATTGCTGCACCTCTGTGTCTCAGGATTATGGCTCAGGCTTACTCTCCATTGGTATTTCACTGCCTCAATTCAGTTTCCTgggtctcacctctctctctctctctctctccagtgatgcGTCTGGGGAACTCTGCAGAGGCTGTGGAGGCAGCGAAGCGTGCGGTGCACCTCTCAGACAGCGTGCTACGTCTCTGCCTGACCGTGGCCCACCTCAACAAGGCCATGTACTTCGCCTGTGACAACGTGCTGTGGGCTGGCAAGGTGGGCCTCCTGCCCAAACTGGACCAGGACAAGTGGAGCCAGAGATCCTTCAGGTGACTGTTATAATTGGAAACCTTAAGTCCTAAACTGTATTGGGAGTCAGTGTATTTGAGTTGTCCAAGGGCATCATAAGTTCTGTAGTGAACTTTACTATTATTGGCAGTTGTTGCCTACATTCTCTCCCTagagctacactacatgaccaaaagtacacGGACAGCTGTTCGTCtaaaatctcattccaaagtcatttgcattgatatggagttggtcccacctttgctgctataacaccctccactcttctgggaaggttttccactagatgttggaacattgctgcggggacttgcttccattcagccacaagagcattagtgaggtcgggcactgatgttgggcaattaggcctggctcgcagtctgcgggCCAAAGGTGTTAGATGGAATTGagctcagggctctgtgcaggccagtcaagttcttccaaactatttctgtatggaccttgctttttgcacaggggtattgtcatgctgaaataggaaagagTCTTTCTCAAActaaatcgtctagaatgtcattgtatgctgtatcgtTAAGATTATTCTTCACTGAAACTAGGGGGGGggctagcccaaaccatgaaaaacagccccagaccattattcctccaccaaactttacagttggcactatgcattggggtaggtggtgttctcctggcatccaccaaattcGTCCGTCCGACTGCCAGATGGGGAagcgtgattaatcactccagagaacgtgtttccactgctccagagtccaatggcagcgagctttacaccactccaaccgacacttggcattgcgcatggtgatcttaggtttgtgtggcTGCTTTGCCATTGacaccaatttcatgaagctcccgactaacagttgttgtgctgactttgcttccagaggcagtttggaactcggtagtgagcattgcaaccgaggacagacgatttttagcTTGTaaggcctaccacttcgcggctgagccgttgttgctcctagacgttgtccacttcacaataatagcacttacagttgaccgggtcagctctagcaggacagaaatttgacgaactgacttgttggataggtggtatcctatgacagctcttcagtaaggccattcttctgcttatgcttgtctatggagattgcatggctgtgtgctcgattttatacacttgtcaacaaccggtgtggctgaaataaccgaatCCACTAAATTGAAGGGGTGTCGACTTAtttttgtttatatagtgtattTTCGTTCTCTAATTCTACCTCTAACTCACCCTCTTCTTTTCCCTCTGCCACTTTTTCTTTTATTTAATGTtttctacatcctctcttctggCCTTGCACTATCTCTCATGTTTtacattaatctctctctctctcttacacattTCTCTCTCTACAGGTACTACCTCTTTGCTCTCATGCTCAACCTAACCCGGGATGCCTACGAGATCCGCCTGCTTATGGAGCGTGAGGCCCGCACCTCCCACGGGGGGTCAAATGCTACCTggacctcctctccatcccctgaGAACGGAGacctctcccacccccacccctcttcctcctccttccctgtgGCCATATTACCCCTTCTGTCCGAACGCTTCAGCAGACAGTTCCACCTGCTGGGGATGGTGCTGCGCAGCAACCCACCGCTGCTGCTGGACCTGCTGAAGAATGCATGCGATGTGTTTATCCCACTGGACCGGCTGGGCATCTACCCTACCGGTCAGGGCTTCGTGGGGGCCTGCGGCCtggcctcctctgttctctccatcctcacCATCGTCCACCCCTGGCTCAAGCTCAAACCGTGAAGAAGCCCAAATTTTTGGTTGAACGTTCTAGCTCAAGTCGAACATTCCTCAAGCTCAAGCCTGGAAGGAGGCATTTTGGCAGAACGTTTTAGGTCCGCTGGTAGAAGTCTAGAAGTGCTGTTGCGTCTAAGGATGCAGCATGATGGGTCCTGTACACTGTTTGCTTGGAAAGTTTAGAGTTTTGAGCAGATCATGCTCCGATATAGGTTGGTGGACTGAAACAGTAGTATTTCGAATCAAAGAGAGAATTTGCAATTGAGCGTTGTATTGGAATTACGCCTTTTGTATCCTGTTCATGCTCTAAAATGTTCAAACACTAAATTCCCCAAAAGCCGTTTGGTAGTTGAGAAGGACCTTCCCCATGCAAGTGTATTGAACCGGCACATTGAACATTGTTGACtccgaatggcacacacacacagaggtagatGCATAAACACAAAGTCAAATTCATGAAGTTTGTCAGTTGTGATTTACCCAGGCTTTAAAGAACAACTACCAAAAACTATATTTCGGTATTTGTTTCATTCGTCCATTGTTGATGTAGCCCCAAATGTTTTCAAGATGTATAACTTTCTAAATACAGCCTGTATGATGCATTTATCATGATGCAAAATTCATCATACcgggtgtatttctgtattttgaaagttatacaTCTTGTGCTACACAGCACAAAGAAAGCCAGAATGTCATTCAGTGGgtggatactttgggattttgacaatgatggccctttatctacttccccagaatcATGAACTCATGGATTCCATTTTAATGAACTCACAAGCTGTGGGGAGCACATGACAAACCCAAGTATGTTGATGATCCATAATATCTTCTCAGATGATTGTGAGGAGCAGCTGTCTTGCATGTCTCAAGTCCAAACTTCTCTGTCAAAGGGGAGAGACCACGTCCACAAATACTACTAACTGTCCTCTTTCATAACTTGCACTTAGTTTATAACCTTAATTAGCATTTTAAATGGGATCCTGGTCTCTATTAGGAAAGTGCTTCCACATCCCTATACATACGGTTTCTGTCCTGTGCGTATTCAAAATGATACCATTGGATAGGATTATCTGTACCTACAGCATTGGTTTGGGAGATAGGCCTATTGTCCAATGTTATCCGTGAGGAACGCCGTACAGCTAGATGTGTGGAACATCTTCCTCAGTTAATTAAAGCCATAACATAAAGCTTTATTTCTATGAAGAGGTGCAATAAATTATTTTCTCATACCGTGTGTGAATGTTTAATAATAATGACTGAGGTGAAGGGTCCTTTTTATAAGCGGGTAAAGGGGACATTTATTGGCTTGTATAGGGAAGCAAACCAGTCGGCTGTGTTCTTGTGCTGATATGGGTAATATGTCCACATTAGAGTATTTTTCATTTGTTGAattcacccaaaagcaaatgatttAGTCTACTTGTAAGTACTTTTGTTAAGCTACTTAAGTCAATTTGTATAACTCAATTACATCAATATTGTGTATTAAAGCCACTGAACCGGATGCGAATTAAGCTATATTAGATATATAAGTGTATTCATCTGCAATGACGCAGCAGTGGGATAAAGCCATGCTatattatttaaacatttttgtaacctttgtttaactaggcaagtcagttaagaacaaattcttatttacagtgatggcctacaccgaccaaaccaggacgctgccctatgggactcccaatcacggccggatgtgatacagcctggatt of the Oncorhynchus tshawytscha isolate Ot180627B linkage group LG31, Otsh_v2.0, whole genome shotgun sequence genome contains:
- the LOC112229735 gene encoding peroxisomal membrane protein 11B isoform X1 — protein: MDSWVRFSSQSQAKERVFRAAQYACTLLGYTLQKGGSGVQLLKMVKQLETHMSLTRKLMRLGNSAEAVEAAKRAVHLSDSVLRLCLTVAHLNKAMYFACDNVLWAGKVGLLPKLDQDKWSQRSFRYYLFALMLNLTRDAYEIRLLMEREARTSHGGSNATWTSSPSPENGDLSHPHPSSSSFPVAILPLLSERFSRQFHLLGMVLRSNPPLLLDLLKNACDVFIPLDRLGIYPTGQGFVGACGLASSVLSILTIVHPWLKLKP
- the LOC112229735 gene encoding peroxisomal membrane protein 11B isoform X2; this translates as MRFRSKYNPWAAQYACTLLGYTLQKGGSGVQLLKMVKQLETHMSLTRKLMRLGNSAEAVEAAKRAVHLSDSVLRLCLTVAHLNKAMYFACDNVLWAGKVGLLPKLDQDKWSQRSFRYYLFALMLNLTRDAYEIRLLMEREARTSHGGSNATWTSSPSPENGDLSHPHPSSSSFPVAILPLLSERFSRQFHLLGMVLRSNPPLLLDLLKNACDVFIPLDRLGIYPTGQGFVGACGLASSVLSILTIVHPWLKLKP